Part of the Benincasa hispida cultivar B227 chromosome 11, ASM972705v1, whole genome shotgun sequence genome, gctattttcaaataaagaaaaattaaccaaaatatttacaaatataacaatatgatactgtctatcaatgatagatattgatagataatgtctatcagtgtctatcattgatagagggacatttttttatatttaaaaatattttcaataattttaccatttaaaatattttccttatatTTATCTTTAGATAAATTGTTAAATTGCAAATTcactatatttaaaatattatgggTTGTTTGGAACACTAACTTGGTTGTTATAGttattgaataatataatttgTGGCTTATAATACTATGCGtttaaaatgtaaattattttagtctaAATTACACAAATAAGGAGAAACATGGCTAAAAAAAATAAGCATAATTGACGACGatggttttcaattttttttttaaaaaaattaaaatatatgtattttaaatagttttattgtaaCTAAATGTGAATTATAATAATTGAGAACTTCAACTATATAATAAAAAGACTTGagtggatatatatatatatatatatgcaaaaaaaaaaaaatgattttaaaacaaccTATTTCactaatatttctttaatttttttcccctttgcaACTCATACTTAAAGTGAAGTATGGAAACTATAAAGTATTTTGTTTAGGTTTAGGTTTGATTTAGTTTCCTACACTTGCAATTACGTAATGTTTTTAATCTGCATAGTGTCAAAACGTTCGATTTAATCTTCAAACACACTACAACATATCTGGctttttgtaattaaaaaaattttataaaagatttTATATTCTACGAGTTTCTTTGACACCCAAATATTGTAAAGTCAGGCAGGTTGGTAAGATTAGTCGAGGTGCACGTAAGTTGGTTCAGACATTCATGGAcaccaaaataataatagtaataataacaataataataagtaaagTGACTTTGGGGTAGGATCAAACTCCCAGGGGGTGGGGGAGGGAAGTTCGGCGTATGTATGGGACCTTTATCTTGTGAGATTAGTTGGAGTTCATATAAGATATCGATTACTCACAGTATACAAAGCAAATTGAATTTGGAGAGAAACTACTATGATTCGATTTGAACTGATATCTTTATGGTGTTATCTTTTGTAAAGTTCACTCGTGCCTTGCTTTTTCCTTTTGTGTCTTAGCATATGGAAGTTGATAATCATTTATCCTAGAGGGCATCTGACCTTTCTACTTTTTATCCCCTTTTGTTTCTAAACCCTATATTTTTGCAGGAAAACTCTTATTAAGAAACAGTAATGGAGTTTATATTAAGAGGAATGAATGATGAGGGATCTGAGTGCTACTCTAATGAAATGGACATTCAAAGATGCCCTTTCCTCAGAAATATCAATAAACCAACCTGCTTTTCCTTCTCCACCTTGAGTTTCACCTTACCGGTAGCTTCCTTATCTGCTCTACCCCTACACATGTGCAATGGCAGATCTGTTTTAGAAAATTCATTATATGATTTTGTAATTTCAGGTTCGGGGAGCGAAAGGGCCAATTTTTGAGGATGGTCCTAATTTTGACACAGCATTTAAGCTCTTTCATGGTAAAGATGGAGTTGTCCCACTATCTGAGAGAACCGGCTTTGAGAAAATATCGTCAGAACCAGAGACGGCTCCTCATTTCAACCCCTTGGCAGCAAAAGCTGCAACCATCAGTCTGTCAGCTTTTGGACCAGGAGGGCCATTCAGCTTCGGTAACTTCTCTGAGAAATGGAAGAAACAAAAGTCTGAGGCATCCAACAAGAATGATCATTCGTCAAAGGTAGACTAGATGTGCATTCTTCTTAACCTTTAAACTTGGGACACAAAGTTGGATCATCCATAGTACTTTTTCTATGGGATGCCTACTTACGTGGAGACTGAATTTcagaatttaatttaatttgcttACGAAAATGTGATTGACGTTCAATTCTATTGCTAAAAAAGAACAAGAATTTGACAATGCATGAATATCTTGAATCTAGCATGTTTATGAAGGAAAGCTAGAAAATATGGGACTTGAACTTGTGAAACGTCACATGTGGAGGAGATAGTCTGATAATATGATGTTTGGAAGACATTTGCCCTGTCTGTTTCCTTGGGATTTGAAGGGTCCTAAATCCCATTGGATTGGAAATGAGAATTTTCGTTTGTCATCCGCTGAAATGGTCAAAGTATACcagattttaaagaaaattatctcatcaaaacaaaaaaagattTCTTagtcaattattaatttaatttcactaGGTTTCATTTTTCATTCACAAATTAAGATTTTAAAGTGTTCTCTTCTTGCCTGCCCCCTTTTtataaaaagatgaaaatggttatatttgtaaaattcGTATTTTCTTTTCGTTTCTCGCAAACAGTCCaaacaaaattgtttaatcaaatCAATTGCAGATGTTTCTTATTCCAAACACAACAATCTTAAGATCAGTTCTAGTTTCAGTTTGTATTACAGTTGCGTGCATGATTGAAGTTGGTAAGCCGTTGCTCATTGGCCTTCTTTCTGTATTTAGTTCATTTTTGTTTCTTGCATGTTTTCCAGAAAAAAGAAAGTTCATCCAAGCACGAGGCTCTGGGAAATGAATGGTTGGAAACAGGAAACTGTCCAATTGCTAAGTCTTTTAGAGCTGTTAGCggagttctcccacttgttgcAACAGCTTTTCAGCTACCACCTGGTATGAAGCTTAAGTGCCCGCCTGCTATAGTTGCTGCTCGTGCTGCCCTCGCTCGTACAGCATTTGTAAAAAATCTGCGTCCTCAGCCCCTTCCTTCAAAAATGCTTGTCATTGCGGCCTTAGGCATGGCAGCAAACGTTCCTCTTGGTATATGGAGAGAACACACTCAGAAGTTTTCATTTTCATGGTTTGTGGCAATTCATGCAGCTGTACCCTTTATTGCCATGCTTCGGAAATCTGTCTTGATGCCAAAGACAGCCATGGCGATGACCATAGCTGCTTCTGTACTAGGGCAGGTTATCGGCTCGAGGGCTGAACGTATGCGATTGAAAGCTATTGCCGAGAAGGGAAAGGCAACAACAGTTATACCAGCACTAGAGTCTACTCCAAGCTATGAGTTAACCCAGGTGGATGCCATAGTAGGTGGTCGTTGTGGTGTAGAAAGAATGGTGTTTGATCCTCTCCGAAAGGATGGTAGGCAAACGTCTTCACCGGCAAATGTATGCTCGTAAGGTGACTTCGTATAGATACAAGCATATTACGAAATAAATGAAGTGCCATTGATATTGTTAATGGGACTGGACTTGTTATGAAATGTAGATTTAATAGATATTCAACCTTTGTCATGGCTGGCTATCATATAATGTTATGCATTACGCTTTTGAAAAGTTAccctttagctaaacataaatGAAAAATCCTTATTAAAGACTGGTTGAATGTGAAAACCGATCTTGTAATGTAATCCCAGTTCATGTTGCCTTTTACAGAGCCCCTACAAGATGGCGATTATGGAATGAAATAGACCGTAATTATTGTGCACTGATATATAGTGAATTTCCGTGTATGATTTGTTGAGAAGATCTTGTGTTATCATAAGAGctctttcaatctttgtatTTTCAACTCAGATTGATCAAATTTTTTTAGGTCCAAGTGTTCTTGTTTACTTTGAGCTATGTTCGAGGGTGCTTTTCCTCGTACTACAGgcatttttcattcaaaatcaTCACGGAGAAGACTAGTAAATTGgtcaagtatttaaaaaatatttggaaaaagaTAATAGATTTAAGGTTGTATCAGTTTAAAACTCCAAACTAATTGTATCAGCATCAGTTAAAAATCTAGACTGCCGTAATACTTTTCATCATGATTAGTTTGCTGTTAATTTTAAGAGtaagaataattttatttagatgATCTTGAAAATTTAAACTGCAATGTTTAATAGAGATCAAGGTATGTTGAACATGGCCTTATCTATTCAATGGTGTATCATGTGCCGGCCTAATGATGAACAGCTTTTCCAACATTACACGTTTGTCTGAAATTTTTGGAGTAAATTTTGCGGTGCtttcaaatgaaatttggtGCCACCTTACATCCATTCTCTTAGGTCACCCTTTCAAGAATGCCAAAGATCTATGGTTGCTCAAAAGCTTTTTTAGGATCTTatggaaagaaagaaacaaaaaagtcTTCCAGAGCAAGGATCACTGGTTGAGCAATTATTATGTACACTTGTacgcacaaaaaaaaaataataataaataaataaataaataattttagaacAGAATTGTCACATGACAATTTGACAATTTCTTATTGGACAATTATCTGGACTGGACAAGGATAAGTGCAGTCCAAGCACTACCTAGCTATTTTGAAATTGCCACTTTGTCATCTGTTATATCCTGGTATAAAAGTTCTCTATCTTTTCGCTTCATTCTCAAATGCTTCCCTTATAAACAAGGGAGAATGCCTATTGTAATACCTTGGATTCTATAGCTTTCTTGTGAATTTCATACATTAAAAGATACTTTCTTGTCAAAATAATAATAGGGATCAGCCGTTTATGAATTAAGCTTTTGACGAAACTGCACAAAGTAAACAAAAAACTTTCACAAACTATTTATTTGATCAATAGACCAACTACACTATATACCATAGAGAAACTTGAGAAAAAATACGTgcaaaagaaaactaaaacactGTACAAAGATACATTAACTTAGCAAAATATAAACGCAGCCATCAAAGGAAAATTACTACAAAGGTAAGTAGACTCCAAACTATGATTACAAATAGACTAAGATGCAAAACATAATTTCCAAGCAAAAGCTGTACAAGAAAATTTCAGGAACTCAGGCCCCAAAAAGCTAGCTAAGTCCACGCTTTCCACCTCGGCGCTACTCCTGCAACATCTTTTCTAATGaaagtgaaaaaaatgaaactaGGGATTCAAAGAATTTAGGAACTTCCCTGAGCATTATCTAGCCGTGAAGCCACTGTTACCGTAAGCTGGAGGGACAGTGGCCAAACCAGGGCAATCCCTAGCCCAATGCCCAGTTTGATGGCATTTGAAGCATTCACCAGAGGCACCACCAGAAGGGCCAGAAGATCGACTTGAGTACATCCCCCCTCCAACAGAGAGCACAGGACCGCTCATGATACTCGGGCAGTTCATTGAGCTGTGGCCAGAGCCTCCACAGCTGTTGCAGTATGTGCTCGAGTTAAGTGGTGTGGATTGAGAAGGCCTAGAGCTGCTGTACTGGTTCCCATACTGAATACCTTGGTTGGGTGTACCATATTCTCTGCCGACATTGGTAATATTTCGAATAGGTGACACGAACTGTCCACCACCAATATTCACAGATGCAGGGTCATGAAATCCAAGATTGTGTATGGCGCTTTCTGCCTTTGGGGTAACAGAACTATTGTTCTCTGCTCTGTGTTTTTCCATCAAATCTAGAAGAAACCTGGACTCCATCGAAAAATTAATGCTTTCTGCTTTCACCACTGTTGATCTTACTCTCTGTTCATCGCTAAAAGTCTCTTCCTTTATTTTCAACttcattataaattttgtaaaaagaaCCTTACGGATGATTTCTGCAAATTTCTCATCATCTTGCTCTTCGTATTTCAAATAATACAATCTTTTTGCAGGTATGCCCATGATCTCCTCACCACCTTCTTGAAATGCAGTTACCCAAGTCAAGCCAGTATGATCCTGTATTTGCAGCTGCAGTATGTACCTGTAGTCACATTCGTCAACAGACTCATCACACCTGTCACATCTCCATTTTCCATCTCCATTATTTGTAACCTTTTTGCTACATTGTCGGTCCCCAATCATTATAGGACATGCTGTGTAACAGAAATTGTCAACCTTAATaaatgaaacagttgcactAACCGTGATCCAATCTGGCTTTTCAGAGGTTCCTAACCTCTCATCTTTAATTTGAGATATGGTCTTACGGGCATCTGTTCTGCCCACACTGGCAACTTCCCTGGATAAAGAGACAGAAGGAGTACTCCTCCCTTCCTTCTCAAACCACTCTCTCAGCGTACGAGCCTCAGGGAAATCTGGCTCTACAAAAAGCTGACTTGTTGAAATGGTTCCCACTGCCTTCCCATTGAAGTCGCTTACTCTACTAGATTTCACAGCCAAAACTGGAAACAACCCCGAGTCACACATATTTTGCAATCTTTGCCCTTCCGCTTGACAGAAGTTTCCCCAAAGAGTCAATTCAACACTTCGGCCAGACATATCTTTCAACTGAAGGGATCTCTTCTGAGTCTCAGTACCATTTTTTCTCATTAGAGAAGTTGCAGGATTAATGGAAGAAACAACACCAATTACATCAACAACACTGTTGCTGTCCATGCCCTCAATCTCACTAATCTGATGGAAATGAAACTGCTGCTGCGGGATTGATTGGTCATCCTCAAAGCAAGGTTGGATTGTTGATGTGTTTTCAAGAACTATTTCGTAGTCATNNNNNNNNNNNNNNNNNNNNNNNNNNNNNNNNNNNNNNNNNNNNNNNNNNNNNNNNNNNNNNNNNNNNNNNNNNNNNNNNNNNNNNNNNNNNNNNNNNNNatcaacattcgttaactaacgggtcattccactatagtcctgtagttgcactcccctcactatagatatatttgtgtccatttgatacaaccatgattagtaagctaatccttcacaagttgttcgtaatctcggctgggtcataaaaaccgttttacccccaagactacatcttattccttaagttccactgattctctaatgaacaattcgtTTAAGGTCCTACCTATAAAcagaacccctctcgggccaatgagagggtggggccccttgttcaagacctggattcagtactaaagggaacaacctatctactatctctataacgggtaggagtgaattccatcatgcaccctatgttcctagctattcACTTGATCTTACcattgaaatgggaggcttattgggtcaGTGATAATGaactgccctcacctatgcagatctaaggataattccgagtgaacaggagttcatagttagctcaggattaagattaagttacctaggccatcaattaacgaaatactcagttttatacattaaacggcatttagaacgtaaaagtgactatttcatggttcagtcttatgtaaactctttacataggatgcccccattttcatgtctccacatgaacggtttaggatcacattgtttgtactaactacaaaatgggctacatccatagtgtccccagaataaggcacccaaccttattcatatactatagaccattttgactatatatatttgaacttgatccacatttatgtcactacataaagttcaaatttaaacttaatagcttcgtaactttagtttattggattcatgaatatagaatttaaatttactaaagattttcaataactgctttattgaacaagaatatgatattacaaactacgagttttagaacataaaatccaacaaggTAAATGACTATAAATccttcatcaattttttttgtccaaaaagtataatcttctttactattcGTTTCCCAATTCAATCCTTAATCAATCTTATTCCTAAAAAGTTAAccttgttaggttttatgtcctaaaactcgtggtttgtaaacaataaaacttattctaaaaattcaataaattgttattaaatatatgtattgcttatgagaaatccaataaacctaaaaagtcccttgactattacttgaatacttgaactttatgtggagaaataaaagtggatcaggttcgagtaaattgtcaaaatgatctatagtatatgaataagattgggtgccttattctggtaacactattggatgtggcctactctgtagttattacaaagagttgtaaagtgctacaaatgatgtgatgctaattcgtacatgttatgacatgaggagtgggggcgtccctgtgcaaaagggtttatacaagattggaccacgaaaccagtcactcttactttaaaacgttgtttactgtttaagactgaccatttcaaagcgatgatctaggtaacttgactttaatcctaagctaactatgaactcctaatttaattcgagattatcctcatatttgcataggtgagggttggctcaatagcaccggctcaataaacttccattttaggggtaagatcaaatagatagctggggacatagggtgctagaaggaattcactcttacccactGTTAGgaatagtaaagaggttgttcccttaaatgctgacttcggatcttgaacaaggggccccaacctctcattggctcgagagggactcagttatttgattggatcacaaaatcaattgttcattagagatttAGTGGGACTTAATAAATAAGAAGGTAATCTCATGGgcaaaacagacatttgacccaaccgttattacaaacaatctgtgaagggttaacttactaatcatggttatatcgagtggacataatatatctatagtgaggggagttcaactatgggttttagtggagtggcccattagttaacaaatggaggTAAATTTgatgtaatgagtttagccaattaatctcggatcggtGGAGCCCATGttctataggtccgcgaggtcccctaaTAGCTCGTAATatgattagctttagagtaaagcgtgataagttaatttgaaacgttcaaattagaattaaaggaattagtaattatatgagatataattacacgtttaattttaagaattaaacataattggagaattaatattcaaatatgatttaaatatatgaaggtagatttgtgtaaaattaatttaatatttgatattaaattaattagaattgtttaaataattatttattaattttattagaaaaatgtattttgtaaaattaattatattttcaattttataaaacaaattgatttttgaaatcaattgaaaaattgaaaagttaaaaaaccACAAATTGGATTCgttggatttttccattcatcttgaaagtagctcacacaaacTCATTTCTTTGGTTTCAATAACTTCaaacatgagctgcatctcatgtaaccatcttctttgcatgatagtctacaatatattgagaagattggtgcaaatttgaggcatgcaatcaGTAGAATTTTGGCTGAAAAATTCGtggtgaagaaggtgttcttcaagtgggttattgttgtgagttcttctccaagttcccttcattcaagcttattttgagtcccacaactcaatctagagctccaagagaatagtatggaagaccttgaggtggtctacaataagattggGAGAAATTTGTAGCTAGAATTAAGCTTTGAAgtagttctacaaaggtatgacttaaACCCACTTGTTTCTGTAAGAGtatgctttagtttctaccaaaattaatgaattagagtgcttaatgaacCTTGTAGCTTCCAACAAACCTTCTTTAATGGAAATACTCTATTTACAGGACTCCTATTGGAATCATCTCCAACTAAGGGTGGAAATGGTTTGATTCGATTTGGTTCGATTCAGTGGTCAAACCGAActgaaatgaattttttaatatgtgGAACCGAACAGAACCGCATATAtgtggttcggttcggtttcaaatttggttttggcatttttaaaaaatctatgttatgtttttttcaattaaaaaacggttcggttcgattcagttttgttctttaaattaaaaatggttcggttttaaattcgattttactctttttttaaatatataaataaatatatatatatattagttaaaaacggtttggttcggtttcaaattcagttttcaaaattgaaaccgaatcgaactgatttaattcggtttcaaaatttcttcaaactgGATCGAACCGCATTTTTCGGTTTCACTGAGTATTCGGTTCTGTTCGATTCGATTTTTAGAAATGGTTCGGATTTTGCGGTTTAATTACCACCCCTATCTCCAATCgtttgagttttttgaaaaGTATAGGAAAGTGATCTTTTTTTGTTACCTCTTTGAGTTTTCTGAAATCTATACAAATTCTCCAATCGTTTTGTACTCTCATTGGAATCATCtcacctttttcatttttttacaaTGGTCACTCCGGTTTTTTTCGATACCACATGTATCAGACTTACCCTTGCGCTATCTGGGACTGGGTATATTATTTTGGCTTCAAGGAGCTTGAGGATTTCCTTGTGAGCAATTTCTTTCATGGTTGGATTTAGTCTTCTTTCAGGTTGAACTGTTGCCTTGGCTCTGTCCTCTAGAACAATTATGTGCATGAAAAAGGAAGAGCTTATCCTCTTGATATCATCCAAAGTCCCTTGTAGTTCTTCAATGTTTCTACTAGTGAGCATTCTTGAGAAGACGTGAGTTCTCTAGATATGATCACTAGAAAGGCTTTCTCTTCTCTAGGAAAATATATTTGAGGTGTGAAGAGAGAGCTTTAAGCTCGATCCCTTGTACCTAAGATTCAACAACATCATTATTAGAAGAATtatcattcaaatcaaaatcATTAGAAGTAAACAAAGAGTCAATTGAAGAGTCATCATCATCAAGATCAATGGAGGGGGTAACCAAACgatccaaattttcatcaatagaAAAGAACAATTCATCAAACATATCACATGTATCTATGGAGCAAAGAGACAAATACTCCTCTGAAAATTTCATGGCATCATAAATGTTGAAAGACTTTACCTCTCCATCAAATTCTACTGATAAAGAACCTTTATCTACATCAATTCTAGTTTTTGTTGTTTTCATGAAGGGTCTACCAAGTAAAATATTAGAAGAAGTAGAGTATGGTTTatccattttcaaaatataaaaatcaactgAAAAGATTAATTCACCAACTCTTAACAAAATATCTACTATGCCTAGGGTGGAATATTAAACCTATCGGCTAGTTGTATGCAAACATTTGTTTTTTGTAGGCCATTCAGTTTTAGGTCTTCATAAACATGAAAAGGCATGACATTTATTGAAGCAACTAGATCTAGCATAACATGAGTAATAATCCTTTTTCCTATCTTGCAAGGTAAAGTAAACATTCCAGGGTCTTTACACTTTTGAGGCATGTCTTTTTTCAATAAAGCAAACAAATTTTTACTCATAGTGACTCTCTCctcctcttttccttttcttttctttgtacaCAAACCTTTTAAGAAATTTGCATATCTAGGAATTTGTTGTATAGCATTCAGTAAATGGATATTGGTTTGTACTTtcttaaacatttcaattagtTCTAAATTGGCGTCCTCTCATTTAGGCTTAACTAGTCTACTGGGAAAAGGGGCTTTAGGTATATACGGTTCTACCCTTAAGGGAGAATAGTTACATACCTCTGGAAAGATGGAAACTTTACATACCTCTGGAAAGATGGAAACTTTACATACCTCTGGAAAGATGGAAAATTActcaaattcattttccttGTTTTCATGCTCATTTACCTTTTCTGGCTTCTTGGAGGTGATTAAACTGGGTTAACACcttaaaaagaggaagaaaatttCTTACCACTTCTGAGAGTGATTGCCCTTACATTTGCATGTTTCGATTGAGCAAGGAGCTTGCTGTTTTACTCTCAAGTTTACTTACCACAATTGTAAGTTGCATTATTTGTGTGCTCAAGTTTGAGAAGCCCTGTCTAGTCTCTTGTCGAAAGGATTTGGTGTCTTACTGAAgttgttttgtttcttgttgAAATTGGATATTgttcttttgaaaattgtgGAGTTCCTGTTGAAATTTTAGGGAGTGGTTAGCAAGGGATTTCACTACATCCTCGAGAGACATACCTAAGAAGCTTGAAGAAGATTGGTTCTGGTTATCGTATTGCCCTTGAGATCCCCATTTGAAATTGGGATGATCTCACCACCATTGGTTATAAGTTTGCTTGTAGGGGTCGTACTTCCTCTGAAATCCTCCAATGGCATTGATTTAGGCTTACGGACAAGCCTCAGATGTATGTCCGGCTAATCCACACACTCCGCATGCTTCGACTTGAGGAAGGCCTCCTTGGGCAACCTGAGTAAAAAAGGAAAAGCTAGATTAGATATTTGTGTCTTTAGCTCACTTACTTCACTAGATTGAGAAACAATGTGATCAACAGTCCTTGTCCCAAAATTTTGAGAGTTCTCCGCCATGGTTGATATGAGTTGGCCTTCTTCTGTTGGTGTTTTGTCTACTAAAGCTTCTCCGATAACCACACCAATGTTGCTCCTCTTCGATGGAAGTAAACCTGAGTAAAAATATTGAATTAGATACTGTTAAGATATTTGGTGA contains:
- the LOC120091474 gene encoding uncharacterized protein LOC120091474, which gives rise to MEFILRGMNDEGSECYSNEMDIQRCPFLRNINKPTCFSFSTLSFTLPVRGAKGPIFEDGPNFDTAFKLFHGKDGVVPLSERTGFEKISSEPETAPHFNPLAAKAATISLSAFGPGGPFSFGNFSEKWKKQKSEASNKNDHSSKKKESSSKHEALGNEWLETGNCPIAKSFRAVSGVLPLVATAFQLPPGMKLKCPPAIVAARAALARTAFVKNLRPQPLPSKMLVIAALGMAANVPLGIWREHTQKFSFSWFVAIHAAVPFIAMLRKSVLMPKTAMAMTIAASVLGQVIGSRAERMRLKAIAEKGKATTVIPALESTPSYELTQVDAIVGGRCGVERMVFDPLRKDGRQTSSPANVCS
- the LOC120090268 gene encoding replication protein A 70 kDa DNA-binding subunit C-like yields the protein NHLKNDYEIVLENTSTIQPCFEDDQSIPQQQFHFHQISEIEGMDSNSVVDVIGVVSSINPATSLMRKNGTETQKRSLQLKDMSGRSVELTLWGNFCQAEGQRLQNMCDSGLFPVLAVKSSRVSDFNGKAVGTISTSQLFVEPDFPEARTLREWFEKEGRSTPSVSLSREVASVGRTDARKTISQIKDERLGTSEKPDWITVSATVSFIKVDNFCYTACPIMIGDRQCSKKVTNNGDGKWRCDRCDESVDECDYRYILQLQIQDHTGLTWVTAFQEGGEEIMGIPAKRLYYLKYEEQDDEKFAEIIRKVLFTKFIMKLKIKEETFSDEQRVRSTVVKAESINFSMESRFLLDLMEKHRAENNSSVTPKAESAIHNLGFHDPASVNIGGGQFVSPIRNITNVGREYGTPNQGIQYGNQYSSSRPSQSTPLNSSTYCNSCGGSGHSSMNCPSIMSGPVLSVGGGMYSSRSSGPSGGASGECFKCHQTGHWARDCPGLATVPPAYGNSGFTAR